Proteins encoded together in one Carya illinoinensis cultivar Pawnee chromosome 3, C.illinoinensisPawnee_v1, whole genome shotgun sequence window:
- the LOC122302974 gene encoding receptor protein kinase-like protein ZAR1 yields the protein MDLQAICLSFLMCNLFAIVGSLNDEGSALLSFKQSLENSSNSRLYNWNPYDESPCSWNGVECREEKVVSLTIPNRKLVGFIPASLGKLTSLRHVNLRKNKIYGSLPAELFDAAGLKSLVLSGNSLSGPIPKEIGKLRHLKTLDLSHNYFNGSIPSSLVQCRRLKMLVLGQNSLTGSIPDEFGNSLITLQIVNLSFNKLSGPIPSNMGNFSSLEGTLDLSHNFLNGSIPASLGSLHPTVYIDLSYNNLSGPIPQFGTLSNVGPTAFTGNSMLCGTPLKIPCPSRIPDFQSILPYPSQNPDGRSGKNDEGKGKYSTRAILISIIASVAGICLVWLVVSYRCRRTSAGQGGVRVGGCSFEKALMVRKEFFCFAKQDPETLSENIEQYKFVHLEQQPSFNLDQLLKASAFLLGRSGTGIVYKVVLESGLALAVRRLGEDGGSQRFREFQSEVEAIGKVRHPNIVALRAYCWSVDEKLLIYDYIPNGDLATVIHGKAGIVPFKPLSWPFRLRIMKGIARGLAYLHEFSPKRYVHGNLRPSNILLGQMMEPHISDFGLRLLTNIDGESQTYELEQMSNGTPQSSSPYEFLPPSPTLTARSSYQAPEASRLTKPSQKWDIYSYGVILLEMISGKFPVMKIGCLEMNLVQWIQLSIEDRKPLSHVLDPFMGHDLDNEEEMVAIIKIALACVQRSPEKRPSMRYVCDNLERLASSTLSRDNTG from the exons ATGGATTTACAAGCGATTTGCTTGTCTTTCCTCATGTGCAACTTGTTTGCTATTGTAGGTTCACTAAATGATGAAGGTTCTGCTCTTTTGTCATTCAAACAATCGTTAGAAAACAGCTCAAATAGCCGTCTGTATAACTGGAACCCTTACGACGAAAGTCCTTGTTCATGGAATGGAGTTGAATGCAGAGAAGAAAAGGTGGTCTCTCTCACCATTCCAAACAGGAAACTCGTGGGGTTTATTCCCGCCTCCCTTGGAAAGCTAACTTCACTTCGCCATGTTAATCTTCGGAAAAACAAGATCTATGGAAGTTTGCCGGCCGAGTTATTTGATGCTGCAGGGCTAAAAAGCTTGGTCCTTTCAGGAAATTCATTATCCGGGCCTATTCCTAAAGAGATAGGGAAGCTTAGGCACCTAAAAACATTAGACCTTTCACACAACTACTTCAATGGTTCCATACCTTCATCTCTGGTTCAGTGCAGGAGATTAAAGATGCTTGTCCTGGGTCAAAACAGTTTAACTGGCTCTATTCCAGATGAATTTGGAAATAGTTTGATAACTCTTCAAATAGTCAATCTTTCCTTCAACAAACTCAGCGGACCCATTCCTAGCAACATGGGCAATTTTTCAAGCTTAGAAGGAACACTCGATCTATCACACAATTTTCTTAATGGTTCTATCCCAGCAAGCCTGGGGAGCTTACATCCGACAGTATATATTGATCTTAGTTACAACAATCTTAGTGGACCAATCCCACAATTCGGTACTCTGTCGAATGTAGGACCAACAGCTTTCACTGGCAACTCTATGCTCTGTGGAACACCATTAAAGATTCCATGTCCTTCAAGAATTCCTGATTTTCAATCTATATTACCCTACCCTTCTCAAAATCCAGATGGTAGGTCTGGCAAGAATGATGAAGGCAAAGGCAAATATTCAACTCGGGCTATTTTGATCTCAATTATTGCCAGTGTAGCGGGAATCTGCCTTGTTTGGTTGGTGGTCTCCTATCGGTGCAGAAGAACTTCTGCCGGTCAAGGTGGCGTACGTGTTGGTGGCTGCAGTTTTGAGAAAGCATTGATGGTTAGAAAAGAGTTTTTCTGCTTTGCAAAACAAGACCCAGAGACCTTATCAGAAAATATTGAGCAGTACAAGTTTGTGCATCTGGAACAGCAGCCTAGTTTTAATCTAGACCAACTTCTGAAAGCGTCCGCTTTTCTATTGGGTAGGAGTGGAACTGGGATTGTGTATAAAGTTGTTCTTGAAAGTGGGCTTGCCTTAGCAGTGAGAAGATTGGGAGAAGATGGAGGCTCTCAGAGGTTTAGGGAGTTCCAATCTGAAGTGGAAGCAATTGGAAAAGTCAGACATCCCAATATCGTGGCTCTTCGAGCTTATTGCTGGTCTGTCGACGagaagctgctcatctatgatTATATACCCAACGGTGACCTCGCCACTGTAATTCATG GGAAAGCTGGAATAGTGCCCTTCAAACCACTCTCATGGCCTTTTCGATTAAGAATCATGAAAGGAATAGCGAGAGGCTTGGCTTATCTCCATGAATTCAGTCCCAAAAGGTATGTTCATGGAAACTTGAGGCCTAGCAACATACTACTTGGGCAGATGATGGAACCCCACATCTCAGACTTCGGACTTCGCCTGCTCACTAATATAGACGGAGAATCCCAAACATATGAATTGGAACAAATGAGTAATGGAACACCACAAAGCAGTTCTCCGTACGAATTTCTGCCACCAAGTCCGACATTAACAGCAAGGTCTAGCTATCAAGCTCCTGAGGCGTCTAGACTCACCAAGCCATCACAAAAGTGGGATATCTACTCATATGGGGTGATTTTACTAGAGATGATTTCTGGAAAGTTTCCAGTGATGAAGATTGGTTGCCTGGAAATGAATCTGGTTCAATGGATTCAGCTCAGCATTGAGGATAGGAAGCCACTCTCCCATGTCTTGGACCCCTTCATGGGTCATGATTTAGACAATGAGGAGGAGATGGTAGCCATAATTAAAATTGCTCTAGCCTGCGTTCAAAGGAGCCCTGAAAAGAGACCTTCTATGAGGTACGTTTGTGATAATTTGGAAAGACTGGCCTCATCCACTTTATCGAGAGACAATACCGGATAG
- the LOC122302843 gene encoding uncharacterized protein LOC122302843, protein MDPPPITTTATKLRLMCSYGGHIVPRLSTNSLCYAGGDTKIISLNPLIITTLSSFTTLLSSTLSVPFPFTLKYLLPPHHDLSSLIPLASDPDLLFFLHHLIRLSSSSCSFSSSSTTSSRIRLFLFPPSVIHHPKTEVWFSDALKSAKIMQKVVVMGREGDGDGQSESFSGGELSNSAASNAESMVLESSSSFGSASSSASSSNLSSLKAQAEDAHGGANLQDIKVTLLSSDSFASDNSVTSAITHPQAATCLDPVVQVSFLESGVPCKHPELETKVPSDSFSRIHSVAGCPLSLQSNQLQQKVQFVQVGANYIHHNPTGVLPISPCYQIYSAQPQQQFHYQPNQLFPVYFVPVGQMTPGDLPMQFGLVNTATASNQHPIHPNPSLISPQVAYKDATVTPAKPDLASQIYRSGHANVAMPLVHSHYDENQQQLMGIPEMHHQPQSTSIPSREPPNFRNELDDDPARIQIYKSQPPPP, encoded by the exons ATGGACCCACCACCCATCACTACCACTGCCACGAAGCTCCGGCTAATGTGCAGCTATGGCGGTCACATAGTCCCACGGCTAAGCACCAACTCACTCTGCTACGCAGGCGGCGACACCAAGATCATCTCCCTCAACCCCCTCATCATCACCACGCTCTCCTCCTTCACCACCCTTCTCTCCTCTACACTCTCTGTCCCTTTCCCTTTCACCCTCAAGTACCTGCTCCCTCCCCACCACGACCTCTCCTCCCTCATCCCCCTCGCCTCCGACCCCGACCTTCTCTTCTTCCTACACCACCTCATCCGCCTCTCCTCTTCCTCCTGCTCCTTCTCCTCATCTTCTACTACGTCCTCCCGCATCAGATTGTTTCTCTTCCCGCCCTCCGTCATTCATCACCCCAAGACCGAGGTTTGGTTCTCTGATGCGCTTAAGAGCGCCAAGATTATGCAGAAAGTTGTGGTAATGGGTAGGGAGGGTGATGGTGATGGCCAGAGTGAGAGTTTCAGTGGTGGGGAGTTGAGTAATAGTGCCGCTTCCAATGCGGAGTCGATGGTCTTGGAGTCTTCTTCGTCTTTCGGGTCTGCTTCGTCTTCGGCTTCTTCGAGCAATTTGTCTTCGCTCAAGGCTCAGGCTGAGGATGCTCATGGCGGGGCTAATCTGCAAGACATTAAGGTTACGTTGCTTTCTTCGGACTCGTTTGCAAG TGATAATAGTGTTACAAGTGCCATTACCCACCCACAGGCTGCAACTTGCCTAGATCCTGTTGTTCAAGTTTCTTTCTTGGAGAGTGGTGTACCTTGTAAGCACCCTGAACTAGAGACTAAAGTCCCATCTGATTCTTTCTCCCGTATCCATTCGGTTGCTGGGTGTCCATTATCTTTACAATCAAATCAACTCCAGCAAAAAGTCCAGTTTGTACAAGTTGGCGCCAACTACATACACCATAACCCTACGGGCGTATTGCCAATTTCGCCTTGTTACCAGATTTATTCAGCCCAGCCGCAGCAGCAGTTCCATTATCAGCCCAATCAGCTTTTCCCTGTTTACTTCGTGCCTGTTGGACAGATGACGCCCGGTGATTTGCCTATGCAATTTGGTTTGGTTAACACTGCAACTGCTTCCAATCAGCATCCTATTcatccaaatccttcattgatCAGTCCCCAAGTTGCTTACAAGGACGCTACAGTAACTCCTGCCAAGCCTGATTTAGCCTCACAGATCTACAGAAGTGGCCATGCCAATGTAGCCATGCCACTGGTGCACAGTCATTACGATGAAAATCAGCAACAGCTCATGGGCATTCCTGAGATGCATCACCAACCTCAGTCTACTTCTATTCCTTCCAGGGAACCTCCTAATTTCAGGAATGAGCTGGATGATGATCCTGCACGCATCCAAATATACAAATCTCAGCCTCCACCACCCTGA
- the LOC122302845 gene encoding lipid phosphate phosphatase 2-like isoform X2: MPWWDLGSLSWFRIFRERMREVQLGSHTVKSHGLTVARTHLHDWLILVLLMLIEIILYTIHPFYRFVGKDMMNDLKYPFKSNTVPVWAVPVYSVLLPIVIFLVVYFRRRDVYDLHHAILGLLFSVLVTAVITDAIKNAVGRPRPDFFWRCFPDGKDVYDMLGNVICHGDKNVIKEGHKSFPSGHTSWSFAGLGFLSLYLSGKIKVFDRRGHIAKLCIIFFPLLFATLVGISRVDDYWHHWQDVFAGGLLGLTVATFCYLQFFAPPYHPEGWGPYAYFRVLEELHGRTQATNAVNAGNMQAMEAQVDNKQDERSIHGCIGISLAHNYSSKLEEIKSGRT; encoded by the exons ATGCCTTGGTGGGATTTGGGATCTCTTTCTTGGTTTAGGATCTTTCGG GAAAGAATGAGGGAAGTTCAGCTTGGTTCACATACTGTCAAGTCCCATGGACTCACAGTTGCAAGGACACATTTGCATGACTGGCTAATACTTGTGCTTCTTATGCTGATTGAGATCATCCTATATACAATCCATCCATTTTATCGCTTTGTTGGGAAGGATATGATGAATGACCTCAAGTATCCCTTTAAAAGCAATACAGTACCAGTTTGGGCTGTACCT GTCTATTCAGTTCTGTTGCCAATTGTGATTTTTCTTGTCGTCTATTTCCGGAGAAGAGATGTCTATGATCTTCATCATGCCATACTAG GTCTCTTGTTCTCTGTTTTAGTCACAGCAGTTATTACAGATGCTATAAAAAATGCTGTTGGTAGACCTCGGCCAGACTTCTTTTGGCGTTGTTTTCCTGATGGAAAGGAT GTTTATGATATGTTGGGAAACGTTATATGCCACGGTGACAAAAATGTCATAAAGGAAGGACATAAAAGTTTTCCCAGTGGGCATACTTCGT GGTCCTTTGCTGGTCTAGGTTTTCTGTCACTCTACTTATCCGGGAAAATAAAAGTATTTGACCGCAGAGGCCATATTGCAAAATTATGTatcatcttttttcctttactttttgcAACACTTGTTGGCATTTCACGGGTGGATGACTACTGGCACCACTGGCAGGATGTATTTGCTGGGGGTCTCTTAG GGCTCACAGTGGCTACGTTTTGCTATTTGCAGTTCTTTGCACCCCCATATCATCCTGAAG GTTGGGGGCCTTATGCATATTTTCGGGTGTTGGAGGAGTTGCATGGAAGAACACAAGCAACCAATGCCGTCAATGCAGGCAATATGCAGGCCATGGAGGCGCAGGTTGACAACAAACAAGATGAAAGAAGCATCCACGGGTGTATCGGTATATCCCTGGCACACAATTATAGTTCAAAATTGGAAGAAATCAAATCTGGCAGGACATAG
- the LOC122302845 gene encoding lipid phosphate phosphatase 2-like isoform X1 — translation MPWWDLGSLSWFRIFRDVLSKRSEISVVTSGWFSPDDFPLIEQKNKEERMREVQLGSHTVKSHGLTVARTHLHDWLILVLLMLIEIILYTIHPFYRFVGKDMMNDLKYPFKSNTVPVWAVPVYSVLLPIVIFLVVYFRRRDVYDLHHAILGLLFSVLVTAVITDAIKNAVGRPRPDFFWRCFPDGKDVYDMLGNVICHGDKNVIKEGHKSFPSGHTSWSFAGLGFLSLYLSGKIKVFDRRGHIAKLCIIFFPLLFATLVGISRVDDYWHHWQDVFAGGLLGLTVATFCYLQFFAPPYHPEGWGPYAYFRVLEELHGRTQATNAVNAGNMQAMEAQVDNKQDERSIHGCIGISLAHNYSSKLEEIKSGRT, via the exons ATGCCTTGGTGGGATTTGGGATCTCTTTCTTGGTTTAGGATCTTTCGG GATGTATTAAGCAAGAGGTCAGAGATTTCTGTGGTTACTAGTGGTTGGTTTTCGCCCGATGACTTTCCATTGATAGAACAGAAGAATAAAGAG GAAAGAATGAGGGAAGTTCAGCTTGGTTCACATACTGTCAAGTCCCATGGACTCACAGTTGCAAGGACACATTTGCATGACTGGCTAATACTTGTGCTTCTTATGCTGATTGAGATCATCCTATATACAATCCATCCATTTTATCGCTTTGTTGGGAAGGATATGATGAATGACCTCAAGTATCCCTTTAAAAGCAATACAGTACCAGTTTGGGCTGTACCT GTCTATTCAGTTCTGTTGCCAATTGTGATTTTTCTTGTCGTCTATTTCCGGAGAAGAGATGTCTATGATCTTCATCATGCCATACTAG GTCTCTTGTTCTCTGTTTTAGTCACAGCAGTTATTACAGATGCTATAAAAAATGCTGTTGGTAGACCTCGGCCAGACTTCTTTTGGCGTTGTTTTCCTGATGGAAAGGAT GTTTATGATATGTTGGGAAACGTTATATGCCACGGTGACAAAAATGTCATAAAGGAAGGACATAAAAGTTTTCCCAGTGGGCATACTTCGT GGTCCTTTGCTGGTCTAGGTTTTCTGTCACTCTACTTATCCGGGAAAATAAAAGTATTTGACCGCAGAGGCCATATTGCAAAATTATGTatcatcttttttcctttactttttgcAACACTTGTTGGCATTTCACGGGTGGATGACTACTGGCACCACTGGCAGGATGTATTTGCTGGGGGTCTCTTAG GGCTCACAGTGGCTACGTTTTGCTATTTGCAGTTCTTTGCACCCCCATATCATCCTGAAG GTTGGGGGCCTTATGCATATTTTCGGGTGTTGGAGGAGTTGCATGGAAGAACACAAGCAACCAATGCCGTCAATGCAGGCAATATGCAGGCCATGGAGGCGCAGGTTGACAACAAACAAGATGAAAGAAGCATCCACGGGTGTATCGGTATATCCCTGGCACACAATTATAGTTCAAAATTGGAAGAAATCAAATCTGGCAGGACATAG
- the LOC122302845 gene encoding putative lipid phosphate phosphatase 3, chloroplastic isoform X3 produces MREVQLGSHTVKSHGLTVARTHLHDWLILVLLMLIEIILYTIHPFYRFVGKDMMNDLKYPFKSNTVPVWAVPVYSVLLPIVIFLVVYFRRRDVYDLHHAILGLLFSVLVTAVITDAIKNAVGRPRPDFFWRCFPDGKDVYDMLGNVICHGDKNVIKEGHKSFPSGHTSWSFAGLGFLSLYLSGKIKVFDRRGHIAKLCIIFFPLLFATLVGISRVDDYWHHWQDVFAGGLLGLTVATFCYLQFFAPPYHPEGWGPYAYFRVLEELHGRTQATNAVNAGNMQAMEAQVDNKQDERSIHGCIGISLAHNYSSKLEEIKSGRT; encoded by the exons ATGAGGGAAGTTCAGCTTGGTTCACATACTGTCAAGTCCCATGGACTCACAGTTGCAAGGACACATTTGCATGACTGGCTAATACTTGTGCTTCTTATGCTGATTGAGATCATCCTATATACAATCCATCCATTTTATCGCTTTGTTGGGAAGGATATGATGAATGACCTCAAGTATCCCTTTAAAAGCAATACAGTACCAGTTTGGGCTGTACCT GTCTATTCAGTTCTGTTGCCAATTGTGATTTTTCTTGTCGTCTATTTCCGGAGAAGAGATGTCTATGATCTTCATCATGCCATACTAG GTCTCTTGTTCTCTGTTTTAGTCACAGCAGTTATTACAGATGCTATAAAAAATGCTGTTGGTAGACCTCGGCCAGACTTCTTTTGGCGTTGTTTTCCTGATGGAAAGGAT GTTTATGATATGTTGGGAAACGTTATATGCCACGGTGACAAAAATGTCATAAAGGAAGGACATAAAAGTTTTCCCAGTGGGCATACTTCGT GGTCCTTTGCTGGTCTAGGTTTTCTGTCACTCTACTTATCCGGGAAAATAAAAGTATTTGACCGCAGAGGCCATATTGCAAAATTATGTatcatcttttttcctttactttttgcAACACTTGTTGGCATTTCACGGGTGGATGACTACTGGCACCACTGGCAGGATGTATTTGCTGGGGGTCTCTTAG GGCTCACAGTGGCTACGTTTTGCTATTTGCAGTTCTTTGCACCCCCATATCATCCTGAAG GTTGGGGGCCTTATGCATATTTTCGGGTGTTGGAGGAGTTGCATGGAAGAACACAAGCAACCAATGCCGTCAATGCAGGCAATATGCAGGCCATGGAGGCGCAGGTTGACAACAAACAAGATGAAAGAAGCATCCACGGGTGTATCGGTATATCCCTGGCACACAATTATAGTTCAAAATTGGAAGAAATCAAATCTGGCAGGACATAG